From Solibacillus isronensis, the proteins below share one genomic window:
- a CDS encoding ABC transporter ATP-binding protein codes for MTGKNDTLLQVEEMKTVFKTRKGNLEAVDGISFSISKGETVAIVGESGSGKSVSALSILRLLDSNGEVTSGKILFNNLNLKDISNEEIRKIRGNEIAMIFQDPMTCLDPVYTIGDQITETIKIHETLSKNELQERALELLRLVGLPDPESRINAYPHQLSGGQRQRVMIAIALACRPSLIIADEPTTALDVTVQAQILQLLKDLQTQFGTAIILVTHDLGVVAEMADKVVVVYAGQVVEQSNVKDLFNKPQHPYTEALMKSIPKIDTSKERKLLTIKGNVPSLIEIPAGCRFHPRCPFATDKCISEEPPLFELANGRESKCWIADPNLTGNWEGPILTEENEPVFELNQHLISKKNLLEVTDLKKYFPITKGILSKTIGHVKAVDGVTLNIHKGEVLGLVGESGCGKSTVGRLITGLIDSTNGEVSFDGKQLSNINRKEKKVLRKRVQFVFQDPYSSLNPRMTILDIIGEPLEVHNLAKGSLKRQRVGELLEIVGLSKNDMHKFPHQFSGGQRQRIGIARALATEPELLICDEAVSALDVSVQAQILNLLKDLQLKLGLSYLFISHDLTVVKYISDRIAVMYLGEIVEVTDSQTLFTEPLHPYSKALISAVPIPNPNIQPDRIILSGEVPSPSNPPSGCKFHTRCPFAMDLCKKEKPELMEITEGHTVACHFYKEVSHI; via the coding sequence ATGACTGGAAAAAATGACACACTACTCCAAGTAGAGGAAATGAAGACGGTTTTTAAGACCAGAAAAGGTAACCTAGAAGCTGTTGATGGTATTTCATTTAGTATTTCTAAAGGTGAAACAGTAGCGATTGTAGGTGAATCAGGTTCTGGTAAAAGCGTATCAGCACTCTCGATTTTACGTTTGTTGGACAGTAATGGAGAAGTCACTTCCGGGAAAATCCTGTTTAATAATTTAAATTTAAAAGATATTAGTAATGAGGAAATCCGAAAAATTCGAGGAAATGAAATTGCCATGATTTTTCAGGATCCGATGACATGCTTAGACCCTGTATACACGATCGGTGATCAGATTACCGAAACGATTAAAATTCACGAAACACTTAGTAAAAATGAACTTCAGGAACGTGCACTAGAATTATTAAGGTTAGTTGGACTTCCGGACCCTGAGAGCCGTATTAATGCCTATCCACATCAATTATCGGGTGGTCAAAGACAAAGAGTAATGATTGCCATAGCACTTGCATGCAGACCTAGTTTAATTATTGCAGATGAACCTACAACAGCTCTTGATGTGACTGTCCAGGCACAGATTCTGCAATTACTGAAAGATTTGCAAACCCAGTTTGGAACAGCGATTATCCTTGTTACACATGATTTAGGTGTTGTAGCGGAAATGGCGGATAAAGTAGTTGTTGTCTATGCTGGGCAGGTTGTAGAACAGTCGAATGTGAAGGATTTGTTTAATAAACCTCAACACCCGTATACAGAAGCATTAATGAAAAGTATTCCAAAAATTGATACAAGTAAAGAACGTAAATTGCTCACGATAAAAGGAAATGTTCCAAGTTTAATAGAAATTCCAGCTGGTTGCCGTTTTCATCCAAGGTGTCCTTTTGCTACTGATAAGTGCATAAGTGAGGAACCACCACTTTTTGAATTAGCAAATGGTCGAGAAAGCAAATGTTGGATTGCAGATCCCAACCTGACAGGAAATTGGGAGGGACCAATTTTAACAGAAGAAAATGAGCCTGTCTTTGAGCTCAATCAACATTTAATCAGTAAAAAGAATTTATTGGAAGTAACAGACTTAAAAAAATACTTTCCTATCACAAAAGGAATACTGTCAAAAACAATCGGACACGTTAAGGCAGTGGATGGGGTAACACTGAATATTCATAAAGGCGAAGTTCTTGGTCTTGTAGGTGAATCCGGCTGTGGTAAATCAACTGTTGGAAGATTAATAACAGGTCTTATTGACTCAACGAATGGGGAAGTAAGTTTTGATGGAAAACAATTATCAAATATTAATAGAAAAGAGAAAAAAGTTCTAAGGAAGCGGGTTCAATTTGTTTTTCAAGATCCCTATAGTTCTCTAAATCCGAGGATGACAATTCTCGATATTATTGGTGAACCATTAGAAGTGCACAATCTAGCAAAAGGAAGTTTAAAGCGTCAACGGGTAGGAGAGCTGCTTGAAATCGTAGGGCTATCTAAAAATGATATGCATAAATTTCCTCATCAATTTTCAGGAGGTCAAAGGCAAAGAATTGGTATAGCAAGGGCTTTGGCAACTGAACCAGAGCTTCTGATTTGTGATGAGGCAGTGTCCGCATTAGATGTTTCTGTTCAAGCCCAAATTTTAAATTTATTAAAAGATCTTCAGTTGAAATTAGGGTTATCTTATTTATTTATCTCTCATGATTTAACGGTAGTCAAATATATTTCAGATAGAATAGCTGTCATGTATTTAGGAGAAATCGTAGAAGTGACCGATTCACAAACTTTATTTACAGAACCGCTCCATCCATATTCAAAGGCACTTATTTCCGCTGTACCAATTCCAAATCCTAATATTCAACCAGACCGAATTATCCTAAGTGGTGAAGTTCCAAGTCCATCAAACCCTCCAAGCGGATGTAAATTTCATACGAGATGTCCTTTTGCAATGGATCTTTGTAAAAAAGAAAAACCTGAACTAATGGAAATTACAGAAGGTCATACTGTTGCCTGTCATTTCTATAAGGAGGTGTCACACATATGA
- a CDS encoding ABC transporter permease — MIHLSQIQLDSELPKESIKASRNIHLKKFKEDCKRFIQTQKIGFISLLIILLVFTVAVFAPFIAPFDPISQDRTAFLAAPNSQHVMGTDDLGRDVFSRLIFGSQISLLVGIVTVVISIVLGTLIGMISGYFGGVIDLVIQRIMDAIMSIPALILALFIAALLGPAIQNVIIALVIIEIPRFARIVRGEMMRIRESNYVEASRSVGAGSFRIIMRHGLPNMMAPIIVMASLAFGQTIIAEASLSFLGIGTPPPNPSWGLMLSDASRYMESAPWLVLFPGLALCILVLAFNLFGDALRDFLDPKMS; from the coding sequence GTGATTCATTTGTCTCAAATACAACTAGACTCTGAGTTGCCAAAAGAGAGTATAAAGGCGAGCAGGAACATACACTTAAAAAAATTTAAAGAGGATTGTAAACGCTTTATTCAAACGCAAAAAATTGGCTTTATATCTCTTTTAATTATTCTTTTAGTTTTCACCGTCGCTGTATTTGCACCTTTCATTGCACCGTTTGACCCAATTAGTCAAGATCGTACAGCATTTTTGGCAGCACCAAACTCACAACATGTGATGGGCACTGATGATTTAGGACGTGATGTGTTTAGTCGTCTAATTTTTGGTTCACAAATATCGTTACTTGTTGGAATTGTAACAGTCGTTATTTCAATTGTATTAGGAACATTAATTGGAATGATTTCTGGATATTTTGGTGGGGTAATCGATTTAGTAATTCAAAGAATAATGGATGCAATTATGTCAATTCCAGCTTTAATTCTTGCTTTATTTATTGCAGCTTTGTTGGGACCTGCCATCCAAAATGTAATTATAGCATTGGTGATTATCGAGATACCTCGTTTTGCTAGGATTGTTCGAGGGGAAATGATGAGAATCCGAGAATCTAATTATGTTGAAGCATCTCGCTCGGTCGGTGCAGGTTCATTTCGAATCATTATGAGACATGGATTGCCAAATATGATGGCACCAATCATTGTCATGGCAAGTCTTGCTTTTGGTCAAACAATTATTGCTGAAGCATCACTTAGTTTTCTTGGAATAGGAACTCCACCACCGAATCCATCCTGGGGGTTAATGTTGAGTGATGCGAGTAGATACATGGAAAGTGCACCATGGCTTGTGCTTTTCCCTGGTTTAGCCTTATGTATACTAGTTTTGGCATTTAACTTATTTGGGGATGCACTTCGGGATTTCCTTGATCCCAAAATGTCTTAG
- a CDS encoding MFS transporter, whose protein sequence is MERKAFFLLGFIMFLTMTGYGIVLPTLPFLADDLGLSSVQMSSLIIIWAVSQLITAPIWGRLADKIGRKPVLMIGVFGFGVAFLLLILAQNYWQLLLVRLIGAAISSGTQTAAFSMVADHTRKEFRNQTIAKMGAVNGLGFLCGPAIGGLFSPFGVVVPFIIAGSLALITLPFAHFYIRDSINNDNKETQNTFAGNNETVSFWKSITMVTKTGYWNHYMIILGLSIAASSFFGLLGYYLIAKFEATPIFVSMAFSAQAGTSVLVQFFLLKKCYELWNEDTITKIGLSFTAIGYCLISFAPLIWVAILGCVFTGFGQSLVRPTTIAMLSKRTEMGRGITLGLQESMDSLGRILGPLWGGWVFIYLVSAPFITSAVITVILLGIAFLITSQQKIEISLHKDTSNS, encoded by the coding sequence ATGGAAAGGAAGGCGTTCTTTCTACTAGGATTCATAATGTTTTTAACGATGACAGGTTATGGAATAGTACTTCCTACATTACCATTCTTAGCAGATGATTTGGGGCTTTCATCAGTTCAAATGTCATCGTTAATCATAATTTGGGCAGTTTCCCAGTTAATTACTGCACCGATATGGGGTCGTTTAGCTGACAAAATAGGGAGAAAACCCGTTCTAATGATTGGCGTATTTGGCTTTGGTGTAGCTTTCCTTTTACTAATTTTGGCTCAAAATTATTGGCAATTGCTTTTAGTTCGATTAATTGGTGCAGCAATATCATCTGGTACTCAAACTGCAGCTTTTTCGATGGTAGCTGATCACACTAGAAAAGAGTTTAGAAATCAAACCATCGCGAAAATGGGGGCAGTGAATGGACTTGGCTTTTTGTGTGGTCCAGCTATTGGAGGGTTATTTTCTCCATTTGGAGTCGTAGTACCTTTTATTATTGCAGGATCTCTAGCATTAATAACTCTACCTTTTGCCCATTTTTACATCCGAGATTCGATAAATAATGATAATAAAGAAACTCAGAATACGTTTGCTGGAAATAATGAAACAGTTTCTTTTTGGAAATCCATTACAATGGTTACGAAAACCGGATATTGGAATCATTATATGATCATACTTGGATTGTCCATTGCAGCTTCGAGTTTCTTCGGTCTACTTGGATATTATCTAATAGCAAAATTTGAAGCTACCCCAATCTTTGTAAGTATGGCCTTTAGCGCACAAGCTGGAACTTCTGTCTTGGTACAATTCTTTTTACTAAAAAAATGTTATGAATTATGGAATGAAGACACGATTACAAAAATTGGCTTATCCTTTACGGCAATTGGCTATTGTTTAATTAGTTTTGCGCCATTAATATGGGTAGCAATTTTAGGATGTGTCTTTACTGGTTTTGGGCAATCATTGGTTCGGCCGACTACTATAGCGATGTTATCAAAACGCACTGAGATGGGGCGAGGTATTACATTAGGCCTCCAAGAATCAATGGATAGTTTAGGGAGAATACTTGGACCTCTTTGGGGGGGCTGGGTATTCATATATCTCGTATCGGCTCCATTTATAACTTCTGCTGTTATAACAGTAATTCTATTAGGTATTGCATTTTTAATAACTTCCCAACAGAAAATTGAAATATCTCTACACAAAGATACTAGTAACTCATAA
- a CDS encoding ABC transporter permease, translating into MIDYIVRRLIFGIFVLLIMTTFIFIIMRAVPGDVVTLQLANSGATPEQMAALKAEMGLDKSVFGQLIDWGKNALQGDLGSSLWSGKEVSQIILDRLPVTIQLALMAIVLAIIIGIPIGVISAVKQNTFIDHFLKVISIGGLSIPSFWLGLILLTVLSLSFNWIPPLGYQSFAENPIVNLQQMFLPAICLAITLSASIVRMTRSAVLEVLHSEFIRTVRAKGAKEAVVIFKHALRNSLISVITLIGLQIGYLLGGTVVLESIFALPGLGSLIFETVLVRDYPVVQSTVLVFGAMFLLVNLMVDVMYGWVDPRIRTK; encoded by the coding sequence ATGATTGACTATATTGTTAGGCGCTTAATTTTTGGGATATTCGTACTATTAATTATGACAACCTTCATTTTTATCATTATGAGAGCGGTACCTGGTGACGTTGTGACCCTTCAGTTGGCCAATTCTGGTGCAACACCTGAACAAATGGCTGCATTGAAAGCTGAAATGGGTCTAGATAAAAGTGTTTTTGGTCAACTGATAGATTGGGGTAAAAATGCGCTTCAAGGAGATTTGGGTAGTTCTCTTTGGTCAGGTAAGGAAGTATCCCAGATTATATTAGACAGACTTCCCGTAACGATACAATTAGCACTAATGGCAATTGTTTTAGCCATCATTATCGGTATTCCGATTGGAGTTATTTCCGCTGTTAAACAAAATACATTTATAGATCATTTTTTAAAAGTAATTTCAATTGGAGGATTATCTATTCCAAGCTTTTGGTTGGGACTAATCTTATTAACTGTATTATCACTGTCTTTCAATTGGATTCCACCACTTGGTTATCAATCATTCGCAGAAAATCCTATTGTTAATCTACAGCAAATGTTCTTACCCGCAATTTGTCTAGCTATTACACTAAGTGCCAGTATAGTTCGTATGACAAGATCGGCTGTTCTTGAAGTACTGCATTCGGAGTTTATCAGAACGGTACGGGCAAAAGGTGCGAAAGAAGCGGTTGTAATATTCAAACATGCCCTTAGAAACTCGTTGATTTCAGTTATTACATTAATTGGTTTACAAATTGGATATCTGCTTGGAGGAACTGTAGTACTTGAATCCATTTTTGCACTCCCAGGATTAGGAAGTCTGATTTTTGAAACTGTATTAGTGAGAGATTATCCAGTTGTTCAGTCAACCGTACTGGTCTTTGGAGCGATGTTTTTATTAGTAAATTTGATGGTGGATGTGATGTACGGTTGGGTAGATCCACGAATTAGAACTAAATAA
- a CDS encoding ABC transporter substrate-binding protein yields MDKKLRSIIYVLILGLLVLVISACSADESSDEGPDDKDGGTTAPKSGGTYTILTPADPDMLDPHRQSSIYTHMLAGLVYNKLVTYETGPDAAYTDYNVVPDLAERWEVSDDGKTYTFHLREAYWHDVEPVNGRQLTAEDVVSTMERIINLPGHQAALLSVVESIVAQDDQTVVFTLKQPFAPFLNFMANHFMWILPKEAIDGKVDLATDAIGTGPFVLEKWEDNVQATYKKNPNYYEEGKPYLDEIIYKVVPEQGSRIAAFRTGQADSIGGLSPEEITQLQKTNPNIKIFEALFATQEQLYMNMEREPFTDLRVRKAISMAVDRKSMVKAIYGGGETSGPVNPSLGDWALPLEEREKLLSYNPEEAKKLLAEAGYPNGFDTTMMVTNGYGEQLVRVAQWVAEDLRNVGINVEIEVVEYAAYFSEKWPNVDYDMGVGYQTYFQEPDEWLRTQLHTDGSRNWYNISDPELDKLLDEQRTILDVEKRKQYIYEIQRYVLENVVNPIPITTYYTKTPIQPYVRDSYPHASYGYGYLKDVWYDK; encoded by the coding sequence ATGGATAAAAAACTGAGATCCATAATCTATGTGTTGATTTTGGGGTTATTAGTACTTGTTATAAGTGCTTGCTCCGCTGACGAATCATCAGATGAAGGGCCAGACGATAAGGATGGAGGAACTACTGCACCGAAAAGTGGTGGAACCTATACCATTCTTACACCTGCAGATCCTGATATGCTCGATCCTCATCGTCAGTCATCAATTTATACACATATGCTTGCAGGATTAGTTTATAACAAGCTAGTTACTTATGAAACAGGACCGGATGCAGCTTATACAGATTATAATGTTGTGCCGGATCTTGCAGAGCGTTGGGAAGTATCTGATGATGGAAAGACTTATACGTTCCATCTTCGAGAGGCATATTGGCATGATGTAGAGCCGGTAAATGGCAGACAGTTAACGGCAGAGGACGTTGTATCGACAATGGAAAGAATCATCAATTTGCCTGGTCATCAAGCAGCATTATTATCTGTAGTAGAAAGTATCGTGGCGCAAGATGATCAAACAGTAGTCTTTACATTAAAACAGCCATTTGCTCCGTTTTTAAATTTCATGGCAAACCATTTCATGTGGATTTTACCTAAGGAAGCGATTGATGGGAAAGTTGATTTAGCAACTGACGCCATTGGAACAGGTCCATTTGTGTTAGAAAAATGGGAAGATAACGTGCAGGCTACTTACAAAAAAAATCCGAATTATTATGAAGAAGGCAAACCGTATTTAGATGAAATTATTTATAAAGTCGTACCGGAACAGGGCTCACGGATAGCAGCATTTCGTACAGGTCAGGCAGATTCTATAGGTGGACTATCCCCTGAAGAAATAACACAATTACAAAAAACAAATCCAAATATCAAAATTTTTGAAGCTCTGTTTGCTACGCAGGAACAGTTGTATATGAATATGGAAAGAGAACCTTTTACGGATTTACGGGTACGGAAAGCCATTAGTATGGCTGTTGACCGAAAATCAATGGTTAAGGCTATCTACGGCGGCGGTGAAACGAGTGGACCAGTCAATCCTTCATTAGGTGATTGGGCCTTACCTTTAGAAGAGAGAGAAAAATTATTATCATATAACCCAGAAGAGGCAAAAAAGCTACTGGCAGAGGCTGGGTATCCAAATGGTTTTGATACTACCATGATGGTAACGAATGGCTACGGAGAACAACTTGTGCGTGTCGCACAATGGGTTGCGGAAGATTTAAGAAACGTGGGAATTAATGTCGAAATAGAGGTGGTTGAATATGCTGCTTACTTCTCGGAAAAATGGCCGAATGTCGATTATGACATGGGTGTAGGCTATCAAACATATTTCCAGGAGCCTGATGAATGGCTTCGTACGCAATTACACACGGATGGCTCCAGAAACTGGTATAACATCAGTGACCCGGAATTAGACAAATTGCTTGATGAACAGAGAACAATACTGGATGTTGAAAAAAGAAAACAATATATCTATGAAATTCAACGTTATGTTTTAGAAAATGTAGTTAATCCGATTCCAATCACAACTTATTATACGAAGACTCCGATACAGCCTTATGTAAGAGATTCATATCCACATGCTTCATACGGATACGGATATTTAAAAGATGTTTGGTACGATAAATAA
- a CDS encoding class I adenylate-forming enzyme family protein — MLLTELLGGNIENFGEYNLLYFYDKTYTNSETEIICKKVSSLVHSLGVEKGDRVLICMPNCPEVIFSYQGVLGVGGIIVPAMYLLHENEINFILKNSEAKVIITSSILLQKLKNASSDLSVKPKIICIDQPREEDIQEEFEIIEWEKALSNISIYENAPLELKESDVAVILYTSGTTGIPKGVMLTHKNLYSNSMSGLKLRAEDEIRSTTLGVLPLAHIYGFGIMNSMFLLGSSVVIFDKFDAEEVFKVIEKFKVKSFAAVPAMVHAMYYHPNAYKYDLSSLETVGSGAAALAISLRHKFKEKFGAEVRDAYGLSEASPGVATQRNDMPIKEGSVGVPMPGVNIKIVDEGGYEVPVGDVGELLVQGDNVTPGYFKNEEETKKALQNGWLHTGDMAKVDDEGYLYIVDRKKDLIIRGGFNIYPRDLEELLVKHEAVLEAAVIGVPSEKMSEEIVACIVKKPDAEVSASELIGYCQQNLAKYKTPRHIEFIQELPKNGVGKIMKIKLREQFANLILD; from the coding sequence ATGTTACTAACTGAATTATTGGGTGGAAATATTGAGAATTTTGGTGAGTATAACCTTCTGTATTTCTATGATAAAACTTATACAAATAGTGAAACGGAAATTATTTGTAAGAAAGTTTCTAGTCTTGTCCATTCTCTGGGAGTGGAAAAAGGAGATCGGGTGTTAATTTGTATGCCAAATTGTCCCGAAGTTATTTTCTCTTACCAAGGAGTATTAGGAGTTGGTGGCATCATTGTACCAGCTATGTATCTTTTACATGAAAATGAAATCAACTTTATTTTAAAAAATTCTGAAGCAAAAGTTATTATTACATCATCTATTCTATTGCAAAAATTAAAAAATGCATCCAGTGATTTATCTGTTAAACCCAAGATTATTTGCATTGATCAACCAAGAGAGGAAGATATACAAGAAGAGTTCGAAATCATTGAATGGGAAAAGGCTCTTTCTAATATATCAATTTATGAAAATGCTCCTTTAGAGTTAAAAGAATCAGATGTAGCCGTCATCCTTTATACATCCGGCACTACGGGTATACCGAAGGGAGTTATGTTAACGCATAAAAATCTCTACTCAAATTCAATGTCAGGATTAAAACTTAGAGCGGAGGACGAAATAAGAAGTACTACTCTAGGTGTTCTTCCTCTAGCCCATATTTATGGTTTTGGCATTATGAATAGTATGTTTTTGCTAGGAAGCTCAGTTGTTATTTTTGATAAATTCGATGCGGAAGAGGTATTTAAGGTTATTGAAAAATTTAAAGTAAAATCCTTTGCTGCAGTTCCGGCTATGGTGCATGCGATGTATTATCATCCGAATGCCTATAAATATGACTTATCTAGTTTAGAAACAGTTGGATCGGGGGCTGCTGCACTAGCGATTAGCTTACGTCATAAGTTTAAAGAAAAATTTGGGGCTGAGGTACGAGATGCGTATGGACTTTCTGAAGCATCGCCAGGAGTTGCTACACAACGTAATGATATGCCGATTAAAGAAGGTTCTGTAGGAGTACCAATGCCAGGTGTAAACATTAAAATCGTGGATGAAGGTGGATATGAGGTACCAGTTGGGGATGTCGGTGAATTATTAGTACAAGGCGATAATGTAACGCCTGGTTATTTTAAAAATGAAGAAGAAACAAAAAAGGCACTACAAAATGGATGGCTTCATACAGGGGATATGGCAAAAGTGGATGATGAAGGCTATCTGTACATTGTAGATCGTAAAAAGGATTTAATTATTCGAGGTGGATTTAATATTTATCCGAGAGATTTAGAGGAATTGCTAGTTAAACATGAAGCTGTTTTGGAAGCTGCGGTGATTGGTGTTCCTTCCGAAAAAATGAGTGAAGAAATTGTTGCTTGTATTGTGAAAAAGCCGGATGCAGAAGTAAGTGCAAGTGAATTAATCGGATACTGCCAACAAAATTTAGCTAAATATAAGACACCTCGTCATATTGAATTCATTCAGGAACTTCCGAAAAATGGTGTTGGGAAAATCATGAAAATAAAGCTGAGAGAACAATTTGCTAACCTGATATTAGATTAA